tttatgcattcagctttgttacaaaatatctgacattaaatataaaaattatatatgtatattgttgaTTATACATTAACATTGTAAATAAAGTCATTAACATCTACAGAAGGTTGTTCAGTTTGAAGAATATTGGTATTTTTGTGTGTGTAATGTGTGGGATGATTTTATGATAAGCAACATCAACATGTCCTTTTTTGGAAACAGCAAGTGATCTCAGATGGTTAACATAAGTTTTTATGAAGCTTAACTGATGAGATTAAGTTTCATGCATCTAAGCTTTCAGACCTAAAGATGAATTTAGTATCCCTGCCCTATATTTGTAGAATGATGTCATAGTTCTATATAAAGATACACAAGTCATTtggcaaattataaatttaatgacTCAGTGATTGATGTTATGAAATGTACATCATAATTTATTCTTTCAACATATTTTATAGAAAGATATATCCAactgtttttatttaataaacaatCTGACAAGTATAAAACCTGCTATGCACATATGTTAGATTAAatgcataaaaaatatttgtaggaTATTTTGCATGTCTTTTTTTAAAGTAATATcgatcaaattatttttttttattagtggtattttttatttacaggcAAGTAGCAATATAAATCGATGACGTTTTCAGAAACAATAAAATGCTGAACATCTCAACTTGTATGATGattgaataattataaaattaaagaataaatgtaattACCTGCTGTGCGACAGGTTCAAGGATGCTTTctatagtttttgtatgaaatactGGCATCTTAATTGCTTCGgacgtgaaaatataaaaatatcaattattaaaattgtatattcatACGATACAAGTTTGATCGTGAACTTAATGACAGAGTTGCAGGTGTAAACATTAACAGCACTTCAAATAATCAAAAATGATTCACTAagaaataataagaaacttaATTCGTACAGCAGCAAGAAAATAATTCAAGCCGTGATGGATCACGATCAAGAATTGGAATTGCCTTACTCAAGAAAATCGTATCGATGCATAATACAAAGAAATCTAGGGAAACAGCGTGGAAAACTTTCAATGCTGAAATATTACTATAGTTCATGTCATAAGGGGtggaacttttcaaattatgaGTTTTCTTATATTGAACACTTCCTACATTATCCTTTTTGTCATTATTCATACTTTATAATCCACCGAGTATATGAAGCGGAAATAAAGCAATATAATGTTGCTAGTACTAGGGAGATTTTTGTTGCGTGAAAGAGGTTCGGTGGAGTATGATTTCCTAAACACAATCTTGGATTACGAAGTTATTTTCATAACATTTGCAGATTATTTTGTATGGATTGTATAGTATTGGTGAATGCTAAAGATACAAAATGTGTAAGATTTATGAATTATCGATTATAAAATAggttatatttatgaatttttattaattttatgaatttaattagcAGAGGTTAATGACATAAGCTACATTGTaagtaataacaataatatcaaTTCACGACAAAAATTATCTCAACGGGGTTCAAAGATTGGTTTATATCTTGTTGGAGTAACAGGTAATAAAGTGGTAAATAAACAATACTGTTTTTTGatacataatatgtatatattattttttaggaGGTATTGCAACAGCTATTAGTATAATATGCATTCCGTTTGTGAGTCCGGCGTTTCGTAAAATATGTTTACCTTATGTACCAGCTACATCACAACAAGTAAAAAATGTGTTACAAGCTTTAGAAGGACGTACTGGATCCTTAATTGATCTTGGAAGTGGAGATGGACgaatagtaaataatttattaatattaattaaaatacatattaacAGACTAGTACATAATATCGTAATTAGGTATTTGCAACAGCAAAAGCTGGATTTAAAGCTCATGGTATTGAATTAAATCCTTGGTTGGTATGGTATTCTAGATTGAAAGCTTTAATTACAGGATTATCATCACAAACAACtttcataaaacaaaatttgtggaaatataatctaAAAAATTATGATAATGTTGTCATATTTGGTGTTGACCAAATGGTAATTTTATAATGGTTTATTTTCCTTCACGTATTATTATCTGCTTACTTGATGTTATTAatgtattgaaatttttgtagatGACAGATATTGAAGCAAAATTCATACAAGAATTACAAAAAGACTGTGTTATAGTTGCTTGTAGATTTCCACTTCCTACCTTGAATGTAATTAAGGTAATAGGTGAAGGAGTTGATACTGTTTGGatatacaaaattccaaaaacaattAAAGCAATTAGTTAaggtatttataataattatagatgTCTATTATATATATAGATAAATTATGTATTGTTTTACATAGTTATTTATACTGAAGTAAATAAAGAAAGATTCTACTGTGCCATATAAGTTTAACATTGACCTATTTATAACAGTATCAATATTATATGCATAGATTTAAACAATAAAAGAACATAATGGTTGTTTTCTTGTTACAAAGTATATTTATTCcaaagtataattaaatattaggaACAAattgtgaatataaaaatattttttgttcttaATTGCTCAGTACAGCTTTTATATACTAGTAcatcatttattatatatagttttattaaaaaatttgtctctcatataaaatacaaccttatcaataatatataaatataaattactttttaattgtACTATTACTATTAGGAACACAACTttgtcttttaaaatatttagaaaaattttaaataaaatatatttatatttctgtgATAAAAAATTGAGCTACTAGATTTAGTAGTCCAAATATTGGTATACTTATATGTAAAAGTACAGAGAATATTGATAACTTCTGCTGttctttcaaaattactaaatatagTAAACTTGGTAATGTGAAAACATATATAAACCCACTTAGAGCGCCAGTATATCGTATAATTGTACCAATATATGGTACAAAAATGGCAAATAAAATGCATATAGATATTAGAAtgatgtttataataataacacatCCCATGTTGTATGTTTTACATAATGATGATAGTAATTGAACTCGTAACATGTATGCAAGTAATGGATATACTGTTAATAATTGAAACAGTAAAACAATACGAGCCCCGACCGTTAAACCGCtccatttttgaaaattatttaaaaaattctgtaaaagaaataattcttatcttcatatttttgttttaagaTCAACacactttaaatttttattttatattttacttacaTCTTCAATGCATAACTTATTAAGTGGGAAACATACATAAAATAGTACACCAACTATGATATAAGTTAGTGTAACAAGAAGATAAGCTATTGAAAGATCTCTTCCCTGAAACatgaaagtaaaattatttaataacacaTTTAATATCAGTGAAACAATCAAATTTACTTACGTTTTTactttgatcgcgattgttttgCATTATGGTTATAATGATATTGTGAATAAAGAATGAAAGTGCCAACATTCCAGAAAGAGCAGGAAATGAGGATTTCAATATCCAACTATTTTCCCATTCTATTTCACTCATATTAATGCCCCATGATGTTGATTTAATCAGGACAAACATAATCAAATACATGACTGAGAGGGTTCCTGTGACATAGATATTATTGTCATAATGTGATAGAACAagatataaatctataaatcaaaGTCATGTTGTGACCTAAAAAGAATATCAGGTTTGCAAATAATTCACATGCAATAaaactactattattataaaaattgttttcttaCCAAGAGCATTAAACTTTGTAAAGAAAGTAGGACTATTCCAGTTCaaaaatggaaatattaataaaccaaGAAAAATTGGAACTGTCTTATATAAATCCCAAACTGGACCCAAAGCACTGTATGTATAATCATGAGTCACATAATTTGTATCGTTGTTGATAACTTTCTTCAAACACAATACTGTAATTAAAACAAAGAGTCTGCTTATATATACAcgtgtacaaaataaatattataaacaaattaaGTACCTTCTGGTAAATGAGAGGTATTATCAAAGATAGAATATTCAGGTGTTCCAAATGTACTATCTGTGaaagaatattttctgtaacaTGGAATACataatgaattaaataaaaactaaaaatgtCAATACATATTTAccatatacaaaattaacagAATTGTATAAAAAGTTAGTCATTAATACCCAATAAGCAATAGTTGCACCCAATAAAACTATTACACTAAAACTTTTAGCAATATATTCTGcccatttattaatatatatccTACATAAATGAGTCACTTCTATTCCTTGATGTCCAccttaaaaagtaaattattataagcgatatttcACAGAAGGATTTAgtatgttatattaatatttttattgctaTCTCACCATGGTACTTATGTACAAGAAGAAGGCAATAAGCAGTGTATAGACATAAACCACTCATTAAAAGTACAAGGATAATACCAGGAAAAAAACCAGCCATTTCGATACCCCATGGTACTGTTAATAAAGATGAACCTAATATGGTATTCCATATTGAAAACCTAgaaatatgtaatatgttactataacattaatatatttatttttcaaaattttggaaaataatatattttgagtGTATGGGTTAGAAAAAAATgtccatttttgaaatttaattttgtctcATGAAAATCGAGGAAAGCCTGCTCTAAATGTTCAACATGTTCCTTCTCAGGTGTTAGATACGGGCATTGACCTCTCGGATGGACGTCTGTTGCCCAGGCAACCGACGGAGCACTAACCCCTTCTAATGTGAATATGTCATGTAGTCGGCATAGCCACCCGGTGACTGTTCAAATGTGAGCGACCAGTATTccagttatattaaattttctttcgttttcatATAGTAAAAACATGCGTTCACAaagtttttgtataaaataaagatTTTGACATATATAACATGAAATTATTCGCGATATCCCAGTGAAACGTGTGTTTTTAATATATGAAAACGAATGACCAGTCGTGCGATTTTCCATGTATAAATAATAgtgaaatttgatataaaagaaaaaacacGTAATTTTTACAAGAACAGGTAAGTCtacttatataattttgtataaacgagttttaataataatatagataaatttatataaatcctTTGCACAAtgacaaacattaaatatatttctcatacttttttttttgtataaattaataaaatatgaataacaTTTAAAGAAATCATCCTTGTCTGATATAGgacatcaaaaaataaaatgatatgcTATTTATAaactcaaataaatatttactattcctttttttatctttttagaTGGGTCACAGgcacaaaaaattattatctacAAATGGATATTATTTTTTGCACCCTTTTTTGTGATACATACGCTTAATATAAGAAGTATAATATGAAGGAAATGATTTATAGCTCAAATGATACACATCGATCTATCACACTCAAAATGCATGTAAGCATTTCTGATGCaagatttaatttttctctCGTCACTATTCTACTAAAAATATGACTGGTATGagataacaaaaaatttatgaatatgatTAGATTTCTGAACATGGTATGAAAAAACTGATCCAAAACCCTttcttgataataatataataatagatagtaatgtatatttattattccatGGTGTTAGTtctaatattacatttattactaGTGCCAAAAGTAACAGTAACATCTATCTTATTTTACTTCTTGGAAATATTagacacatttttaaataatactgtTGAATAAAAAACAGGTGTCTTTATTATTACTTACACTGTAACTAAAGAGTTTTGCTTTGGTTTGGAATTTATAGCTTCTTGTTGCGATGAACAAGATACAGATAAAAACTTAGTAATATCATTTAACTGAGACTGCTTGTCATTTGAGTCATTACTGAATACCTGATAAACAAAAGGAATAGATTAATCATAGAAAAAGTAGATTGGGCATGTTATCCACATGTAAAATTCTTTTCTGTTATTAGTCATTAATATATATCTTTTTTCAATTGAAGTTAGAAAAAATAATCAATTGTAACTTTATATGATGAATGTGTATGTTTACAAGCTATTTAACCttgatacatataaatattagaaCAAAACATATAGTTGAATATTGTTTGTGGTATTCTCACCAGATCAATATTATGAATGTCATAACATCTGTCTTGTATTACATTCAATGAGCAAGATGTACTTATAGATGAAGCTGTTACTAAAATGTGATCTTCATTAACAGGTGGAGGCcttttcaatattgcaatagCATTAGAGTCAAGACTACAAGTTTCTACACTACCATACCTATAAACAAATACTCCTAATAAGCAGTGATCAATTAGCAAATTGGTTAGCAATAATATTTAGTGATAACTATTACTATAAAGTAATACTGATATTAATTGAGTAAATTAATACTTGAAGTAATTATTGCTAGAAGCAGAATCCAAGTTACTGATTTCAGAGTCTTGAAATGCCATGGGTTCAATACTAGAATGAGATCCAGATGAGAGTAAATGTGCACTTTCGGATCCACTGTCATGTTGCATTGTATTAATATTGCACTTGCTCTTTAATTTATCcatgatttatttaatttattttcataccATGTATAACATCAACAAAAGAATAATGTCCTATTAAAACACAAGATAtttaattcatatatttaaataGCAAACATAAAGAAATTACTTACCTGGTATTATGTTAGCTAATACAAATAAGaatattttacaacaaaattttttaaattcattaacatAATACTTCTAATGAATTTTAGACTACAAAaattgtttgtataattgttaagAGATATTgatacatataatttaaaacATTACTTGAAAGTGTTCAGTTTAATTGCAATTTAGAATGCTGCTTGtttttaaaacataaattacaattgttaaatcatttataaaattgaaattaagacctttaatattttgtaaaacataCACATTGTCACTGTTAACACTCCGGGAAAACTGTTGTTTTAAACAAGTAGACGTCTGTTTTATGAACCCGCGTGCGTATATCACGCATCCTTGACATAACAAACTCCCTCCACTTCATTTTTCTTTACTAATACTGATTGTCATAATAAGTTCCTATCTTGTACGCTTGCGTATATTTGACTTTTAAATTGTTCTTTCCACATTTTCGGATACTCCTAAAAAAAGGCGTGGGTACATACATAAAGAATACAATATATACTTTATCATTAcaatacaatatatattttatcattGTCAGTTACACTCTTCCACAATTCTTTATATTACATGCTCATTCAAAATTCATTATGAATTACAAATACAGTATATTTACTTAACTTTGACATAACTTAACTACAATGTAgctaattgtgattgaattttaACTCGCCTAACCTGAACCCAACATAATTATCCAACCTATTTTTGACTTACATTAAACCctgttctaacctaacctaaccgcatCATTTTAATATAACAGAGATACctgtttcatttattaatattatatttatgcaaACAAACTTGCTATAGCAttagataaatttttaaataaactttataCGTTCTACAGATATTATTAATTGATTTTCG
The nucleotide sequence above comes from Megachile rotundata isolate GNS110a chromosome 13, iyMegRotu1, whole genome shotgun sequence. Encoded proteins:
- the LOC100874686 gene encoding ATP synthase subunit C lysine N-methyltransferase, whose product is MSEVNDISYIVSNNNNINSRQKLSQRGSKIGLYLVGVTGGIATAISIICIPFVSPAFRKICLPYVPATSQQVKNVLQALEGRTGSLIDLGSGDGRIVFATAKAGFKAHGIELNPWLVWYSRLKALITGLSSQTTFIKQNLWKYNLKNYDNVVIFGVDQMMTDIEAKFIQELQKDCVIVACRFPLPTLNVIKVIGEGVDTVWIYKIPKTIKAIS
- the LOC100874800 gene encoding neutral amino acid transporter 9 isoform X1, encoding MDKLKSKCNINTMQHDSGSESAHLLSSGSHSSIEPMAFQDSEISNLDSASSNNYFKYGSVETCSLDSNAIAILKRPPPVNEDHILVTASSISTSCSLNVIQDRCYDIHNIDLVFSNDSNDKQSQLNDITKFLSVSCSSQQEAINSKPKQNSLVTVFSIWNTILGSSLLTVPWGIEMAGFFPGIILVLLMSGLCLYTAYCLLLVHKYHGGHQGIEVTHLCRIYINKWAEYIAKSFSVIVLLGATIAYWVLMTNFLYNSVNFVYDSTFGTPEYSIFDNTSHLPEVLCLKKVINNDTNYVTHDYTYSALGPVWDLYKTVPIFLGLLIFPFLNWNSPTFFTKFNALGTLSVMYLIMFVLIKSTSWGINMSEIEWENSWILKSSFPALSGMLALSFFIHNIIITIMQNNRDQSKNGRDLSIAYLLVTLTYIIVGVLFYVCFPLNKLCIEDNFLNNFQKWSGLTVGARIVLLFQLLTVYPLLAYMLRVQLLSSLCKTYNMGCVIIINIILISICILFAIFVPYIGTIIRYTGALSGFIYVFTLPSLLYLVILKEQQKLSIFSVLLHISIPIFGLLNLVAQFFITEI
- the LOC100874800 gene encoding neutral amino acid transporter 9 isoform X2, which translates into the protein MDKLKSKCNINTMQHDSGSESAHLLSSGSHSSIEPMAFQDSEISNLDSASSNNYFKYGSVETCSLDSNAIAILKRPPPVNEDHILVTASSISTSCSLNVIQDRCYDIHNIDLVFSNDSNDKQSQLNDITKFLSVSCSSQQEAINSKPKQNSLVTVKYSFTDSTFGTPEYSIFDNTSHLPEVLCLKKVINNDTNYVTHDYTYSALGPVWDLYKTVPIFLGLLIFPFLNWNSPTFFTKFNALGTLSVMYLIMFVLIKSTSWGINMSEIEWENSWILKSSFPALSGMLALSFFIHNIIITIMQNNRDQSKNGRDLSIAYLLVTLTYIIVGVLFYVCFPLNKLCIEDNFLNNFQKWSGLTVGARIVLLFQLLTVYPLLAYMLRVQLLSSLCKTYNMGCVIIINIILISICILFAIFVPYIGTIIRYTGALSGFIYVFTLPSLLYLVILKEQQKLSIFSVLLHISIPIFGLLNLVAQFFITEI